The following coding sequences are from one Eucalyptus grandis isolate ANBG69807.140 chromosome 11, ASM1654582v1, whole genome shotgun sequence window:
- the LOC104425133 gene encoding uncharacterized protein LOC104425133 isoform X1 has product MPSSWRPLAAVIIIMCPPAMDADLHVVSGELPQSTENGNLADVLSRENLIQPAVCAICHSSVENGNQEPSNICGDCKFLLIEDFQNPIGESRDRFRRGSRISRRRTRYSSSESTESRFSRQFSQMLNLIRQNQSTAYMHEENFSDGETSARLLQRTSTYTTPTGSRRWRHAVSDAESDGYDNMDSTYVESDTSVGFGRFRVVHAESDGVSFSAYGWDSDASIDGRNSIMDAEVLFQPDEASNLDSDTDIDPMHAGINHWSLDDREEDEGEQEEDSSEEDEWEETDAEEDIPESAEGHGQIRFSVNSSPAEGSGSPDWSHLIVFPREGLTRGRMRRSRRVDLHDILANLDESQLPSDVGHSGDYLDARSFEELLDYLADNENSRRGAPPAAVSFVNSLPLIVIDEDNLKNDDTACAICKDILTVGTEANQLPCRHLYHPSCILPWLNTRNSCPLCRYELPTDDGDYEEAKQNISRSRQIDDSSRWTGAIDDNSSDGAEADEERELNQSILEQVDVSEGYPRVNGSDGEAGRGRWLVLAAAPIISLVGVALVLWLGNPLAQRRRATNNHNFTEGHLRQVPGFGAPASNRSDRTNRRWWFPF; this is encoded by the exons ATGCCTTCAAGCTGGAGGCCTCTTGCAGcggttatcatcatcatgt gTCCTCCTGCAATGGATGCGGACCTACACGTAGTGTCAGGGGAGTTGCCCCAGTCCACGGAGAATGGCAATTTGGCTGATGTTTTATCTAGAGAGAATTTGATCCAGCCAGCAGTATGTGCTATTTGTCACAGTAGTGTTGAGAATGGCAATCAGGAACCATCTAATATATGTGGGGATTGtaaatttttgttaattgaagATTTTCAGAACCCAATTGGAGAATCCCGTGATAGATTTCGCAGAGGAAGTAGAATTAGCAGAAGAAGAACTAGGTACAGCAGTTCTGAGTCTACAGAGAGTCGATTCTCACGACAGTTCTCACAAATGCTTAATTTGATCAGGCAAAACCAGTCAACTGCCTATATGCATGAGGAGAACTTCTCAGATGGTGAAACTTCTGCAAGGTTATTGCAGCGGACAAGCACCTACACTACTCCAACTGGCTCTAGAAGATGGAGGCATGCAGTTTCTGATGCAGAGAGTGATGGTTATGACAATATGGATTCTACTTATGTGGAGAGCGACACAAGTGTCGGTTTTGGTCGGTTCAGGGTAGTTCATGCCGAGAGTGATGGAGTTTCCTTTAGTGCTTATGGATGGGACTCAGACGCATCAATTGATGGGCGTAACAGTATCATGGATGCGGAAGTACTCTTTCAACCAGATGAGGCAAGCAATCTAGACAGCGATACTGATATTGATCCAATGCATGCTGGTATCAACCACTGGAGCTTGGATGAccgagaagaagatgaaggagaacaGGAAGAAGACTCTTCAGAAGAAGATGAATGGGAAGAAACAGATGCAGAGGAAGACATACCTGAATCGGCAGAGGGCCATGGTCAGATACGATTTTCTGTTAATTCAAGTCCAGCCGAAGGCAGTGGCTCCCCTGACTGGAGTCACTTGATTGTATTTCCCCGAGAGGGTTTGACACGTGGGAGAATGCGGCGAAGTAGGCGAGTAGATCTCCATGACATCCTTGCTAATCTAGATGAATCACAGTTGCCATCAGATGTTGGCCATTCAGGAGATTATCTGGATGCAAGAAGCTTTGAAGAATTGCTTGATTATCTTGCAGATAATGAGAATTCGCGTCGAGGAGCTCCTCCTGCAGCAGTTTCTTTTGTAAATAGTTTACCTCTCATTGTCATTGATGAGGATAATTTAAAGAATGATGACACAGCCTGTGCAATCTGCAAGGACATCTTAACAGTTGGGACAGAAGCAAACCAGCTTCCATGCCGTCACCTTTATCACCCCTCCTGTATCTTGCCATGGTTGAATACACGCAACTCATGCCCCCTTTGTCGCTATGAACTTCCAACTGATGATGGAGACTATGAGGAGGCTAAACAGAACATCAGTAGGAGCAGGCAGATTGATGATAGTAGTAGGTGGACAGGAGCAATTGATGACAATTCCTCGGATGGGGCTGAAGCAGACGAAGAGCGTGAACTGAACCAAAGTATTTTGGAGCAGGTAGACGTCTCAGAAGGGTATCCTCGTGTTAACGGTTCTGATGGAGAGGCTGGAAGAGGCAGGTGGTTAGTCCTTGCTGCTGCTCCAATTATTAGCCTTGTTGGTGTGGCTCTCGTGTTGTGGTTGGGGAATCCTCTTGCTCAGAGGAGAAGAGCAACTAACAATCACAACTTCACCGAAGGGCATTTACGCCAGGTTCCCGGTTTTGGCGCTCCTGCATCTAACAGAAGTGATCGCACAAACAGGAGATGGTGGTTCCCCTTTTAA
- the LOC104425133 gene encoding uncharacterized protein LOC104425133 isoform X2 yields MDADLHVVSGELPQSTENGNLADVLSRENLIQPAVCAICHSSVENGNQEPSNICGDCKFLLIEDFQNPIGESRDRFRRGSRISRRRTRYSSSESTESRFSRQFSQMLNLIRQNQSTAYMHEENFSDGETSARLLQRTSTYTTPTGSRRWRHAVSDAESDGYDNMDSTYVESDTSVGFGRFRVVHAESDGVSFSAYGWDSDASIDGRNSIMDAEVLFQPDEASNLDSDTDIDPMHAGINHWSLDDREEDEGEQEEDSSEEDEWEETDAEEDIPESAEGHGQIRFSVNSSPAEGSGSPDWSHLIVFPREGLTRGRMRRSRRVDLHDILANLDESQLPSDVGHSGDYLDARSFEELLDYLADNENSRRGAPPAAVSFVNSLPLIVIDEDNLKNDDTACAICKDILTVGTEANQLPCRHLYHPSCILPWLNTRNSCPLCRYELPTDDGDYEEAKQNISRSRQIDDSSRWTGAIDDNSSDGAEADEERELNQSILEQVDVSEGYPRVNGSDGEAGRGRWLVLAAAPIISLVGVALVLWLGNPLAQRRRATNNHNFTEGHLRQVPGFGAPASNRSDRTNRRWWFPF; encoded by the coding sequence ATGGATGCGGACCTACACGTAGTGTCAGGGGAGTTGCCCCAGTCCACGGAGAATGGCAATTTGGCTGATGTTTTATCTAGAGAGAATTTGATCCAGCCAGCAGTATGTGCTATTTGTCACAGTAGTGTTGAGAATGGCAATCAGGAACCATCTAATATATGTGGGGATTGtaaatttttgttaattgaagATTTTCAGAACCCAATTGGAGAATCCCGTGATAGATTTCGCAGAGGAAGTAGAATTAGCAGAAGAAGAACTAGGTACAGCAGTTCTGAGTCTACAGAGAGTCGATTCTCACGACAGTTCTCACAAATGCTTAATTTGATCAGGCAAAACCAGTCAACTGCCTATATGCATGAGGAGAACTTCTCAGATGGTGAAACTTCTGCAAGGTTATTGCAGCGGACAAGCACCTACACTACTCCAACTGGCTCTAGAAGATGGAGGCATGCAGTTTCTGATGCAGAGAGTGATGGTTATGACAATATGGATTCTACTTATGTGGAGAGCGACACAAGTGTCGGTTTTGGTCGGTTCAGGGTAGTTCATGCCGAGAGTGATGGAGTTTCCTTTAGTGCTTATGGATGGGACTCAGACGCATCAATTGATGGGCGTAACAGTATCATGGATGCGGAAGTACTCTTTCAACCAGATGAGGCAAGCAATCTAGACAGCGATACTGATATTGATCCAATGCATGCTGGTATCAACCACTGGAGCTTGGATGAccgagaagaagatgaaggagaacaGGAAGAAGACTCTTCAGAAGAAGATGAATGGGAAGAAACAGATGCAGAGGAAGACATACCTGAATCGGCAGAGGGCCATGGTCAGATACGATTTTCTGTTAATTCAAGTCCAGCCGAAGGCAGTGGCTCCCCTGACTGGAGTCACTTGATTGTATTTCCCCGAGAGGGTTTGACACGTGGGAGAATGCGGCGAAGTAGGCGAGTAGATCTCCATGACATCCTTGCTAATCTAGATGAATCACAGTTGCCATCAGATGTTGGCCATTCAGGAGATTATCTGGATGCAAGAAGCTTTGAAGAATTGCTTGATTATCTTGCAGATAATGAGAATTCGCGTCGAGGAGCTCCTCCTGCAGCAGTTTCTTTTGTAAATAGTTTACCTCTCATTGTCATTGATGAGGATAATTTAAAGAATGATGACACAGCCTGTGCAATCTGCAAGGACATCTTAACAGTTGGGACAGAAGCAAACCAGCTTCCATGCCGTCACCTTTATCACCCCTCCTGTATCTTGCCATGGTTGAATACACGCAACTCATGCCCCCTTTGTCGCTATGAACTTCCAACTGATGATGGAGACTATGAGGAGGCTAAACAGAACATCAGTAGGAGCAGGCAGATTGATGATAGTAGTAGGTGGACAGGAGCAATTGATGACAATTCCTCGGATGGGGCTGAAGCAGACGAAGAGCGTGAACTGAACCAAAGTATTTTGGAGCAGGTAGACGTCTCAGAAGGGTATCCTCGTGTTAACGGTTCTGATGGAGAGGCTGGAAGAGGCAGGTGGTTAGTCCTTGCTGCTGCTCCAATTATTAGCCTTGTTGGTGTGGCTCTCGTGTTGTGGTTGGGGAATCCTCTTGCTCAGAGGAGAAGAGCAACTAACAATCACAACTTCACCGAAGGGCATTTACGCCAGGTTCCCGGTTTTGGCGCTCCTGCATCTAACAGAAGTGATCGCACAAACAGGAGATGGTGGTTCCCCTTTTAA
- the LOC104425133 gene encoding uncharacterized protein LOC104425133 isoform X3, which produces MHEENFSDGETSARLLQRTSTYTTPTGSRRWRHAVSDAESDGYDNMDSTYVESDTSVGFGRFRVVHAESDGVSFSAYGWDSDASIDGRNSIMDAEVLFQPDEASNLDSDTDIDPMHAGINHWSLDDREEDEGEQEEDSSEEDEWEETDAEEDIPESAEGHGQIRFSVNSSPAEGSGSPDWSHLIVFPREGLTRGRMRRSRRVDLHDILANLDESQLPSDVGHSGDYLDARSFEELLDYLADNENSRRGAPPAAVSFVNSLPLIVIDEDNLKNDDTACAICKDILTVGTEANQLPCRHLYHPSCILPWLNTRNSCPLCRYELPTDDGDYEEAKQNISRSRQIDDSSRWTGAIDDNSSDGAEADEERELNQSILEQVDVSEGYPRVNGSDGEAGRGRWLVLAAAPIISLVGVALVLWLGNPLAQRRRATNNHNFTEGHLRQVPGFGAPASNRSDRTNRRWWFPF; this is translated from the coding sequence ATGCATGAGGAGAACTTCTCAGATGGTGAAACTTCTGCAAGGTTATTGCAGCGGACAAGCACCTACACTACTCCAACTGGCTCTAGAAGATGGAGGCATGCAGTTTCTGATGCAGAGAGTGATGGTTATGACAATATGGATTCTACTTATGTGGAGAGCGACACAAGTGTCGGTTTTGGTCGGTTCAGGGTAGTTCATGCCGAGAGTGATGGAGTTTCCTTTAGTGCTTATGGATGGGACTCAGACGCATCAATTGATGGGCGTAACAGTATCATGGATGCGGAAGTACTCTTTCAACCAGATGAGGCAAGCAATCTAGACAGCGATACTGATATTGATCCAATGCATGCTGGTATCAACCACTGGAGCTTGGATGAccgagaagaagatgaaggagaacaGGAAGAAGACTCTTCAGAAGAAGATGAATGGGAAGAAACAGATGCAGAGGAAGACATACCTGAATCGGCAGAGGGCCATGGTCAGATACGATTTTCTGTTAATTCAAGTCCAGCCGAAGGCAGTGGCTCCCCTGACTGGAGTCACTTGATTGTATTTCCCCGAGAGGGTTTGACACGTGGGAGAATGCGGCGAAGTAGGCGAGTAGATCTCCATGACATCCTTGCTAATCTAGATGAATCACAGTTGCCATCAGATGTTGGCCATTCAGGAGATTATCTGGATGCAAGAAGCTTTGAAGAATTGCTTGATTATCTTGCAGATAATGAGAATTCGCGTCGAGGAGCTCCTCCTGCAGCAGTTTCTTTTGTAAATAGTTTACCTCTCATTGTCATTGATGAGGATAATTTAAAGAATGATGACACAGCCTGTGCAATCTGCAAGGACATCTTAACAGTTGGGACAGAAGCAAACCAGCTTCCATGCCGTCACCTTTATCACCCCTCCTGTATCTTGCCATGGTTGAATACACGCAACTCATGCCCCCTTTGTCGCTATGAACTTCCAACTGATGATGGAGACTATGAGGAGGCTAAACAGAACATCAGTAGGAGCAGGCAGATTGATGATAGTAGTAGGTGGACAGGAGCAATTGATGACAATTCCTCGGATGGGGCTGAAGCAGACGAAGAGCGTGAACTGAACCAAAGTATTTTGGAGCAGGTAGACGTCTCAGAAGGGTATCCTCGTGTTAACGGTTCTGATGGAGAGGCTGGAAGAGGCAGGTGGTTAGTCCTTGCTGCTGCTCCAATTATTAGCCTTGTTGGTGTGGCTCTCGTGTTGTGGTTGGGGAATCCTCTTGCTCAGAGGAGAAGAGCAACTAACAATCACAACTTCACCGAAGGGCATTTACGCCAGGTTCCCGGTTTTGGCGCTCCTGCATCTAACAGAAGTGATCGCACAAACAGGAGATGGTGGTTCCCCTTTTAA